The sequence AAACTAAAATGAAAAAAGCCACCGAAATAAAAGCCTCTAACAAGGTCGTTCAGTACTTCTACAGAATGATGGAGGAGAAGCGTGAGCAAAACAAAGAAGTCAATCGCAAAATAAAAAGCGGGGAAATCACCGTTGCCGAGCAATAAGATATACCAATATCAATTAGCGGAGGGGGTAGATTACCCTCTTTTTTTATTCATTAGCTCTACTCAAATCACCTATACGGTTCGCTTGAATAGTTTTCCATATAAATTTATGGGGATACCTATTATCAGAAAAATTAGCGTTTCTGTAAACTGCAAACAACTACCTCCTCTTGACCCAAAAGTAGGGCCAACAATTTGTCAAATTCTAGAAGAATACACAGCTAATCATCCGGATGAACTATTGACATATGTTTGCGATGACCTAGATGGCAAAGGGCATCAAAGACGAATTAAATTCTTACGTTGGTACGAACATCATAGCAACGGTTCGCTTTTGGCACTGCCACAAGAGATAAAGAGTGAAGACCAAACCATTTATACTTGCCTGATTTTTGATCCTAAAGTTTACAACGAACAACATATCCAAACAGCCTACGAAGAAGAAATAAGCCTTCTGGAGACTGTGAAAGAATAATTACAATTTCAAAGAACGTTTTCGTTTATAGTATGTTATTTTCCTTTTCCACCTCTTTTTGGGTCACGGATCAATAGATTATATTTTTCCTTATCGATAGGGTTTCCGATTACGCGTTCTTTCCATCCTTTTTCTGGAGGCCAAGACACACCTATAAGTTCCAGACCTTTTTTTGAAAAACCTCCCGCTTGGGTCTTTAATGTCTCTATCAGCCCGTATGTTATTAATACTTCGTTATCTCCAACTAGAGTCGTTTGTGTTTCGGGTACAATCTCTTTTGATTTTTTAATTTCTATAGGCACTGCAACTGATGTAATTGAATATTTAGATTGTATCCGTCTAAGTAGGGAATCCCTGTCTTCGTTCTTATAACCGCCCCGTGTCCATCCTGAAAACTCCTTAAACACCTGTTCCCACAAAGGGTTGATTTTTTCAACCGATCCAATTTCAATATTGGACGGGTCGCCACCTGAAGCAAGTACGTCAACAAACTCGTTCATATCATTACCGGAGTGTCCCTTCACCCACACCAACTCTACATCTTGGTGGTTTTCATAAAGAATCTTCCAGATATCCAAGTTTTTTATCTCACCCCCTTTTTTCGTCCACCCCTTTTTTTTCCATCCGTGCATCCATGAATTGAATCCATTAACAACGTATTGACTGTCACAATGTATTTTAATCGGTAGTGATGGGAATTCGTATTTTGCGTATGCTATAGCCTCTGAAACAGCCGTCATCTCCATTCTGTTGTTTGTGGAATGTTCAACTTGTCCTGCTTTATATTCTTTTTTATTCAGAGCAAATGCCCAACCTCCCTTTCCAGGGTTCGGGTCACAGCTTCCATCTGTCCAAATTTCAATTTCATTCATTTTTAGTTGATTTTTGAAAAGAGCCATCCCCTTTGGTAATACTCCCTTTCCTTCATTTGATTGTAAGACAAATATTAAGAAAAAACAGTAAAAACCATTCAAAACCTATAAAAAGGTTGTTTTAGCGTTCGTGAAGTACCCCATTCTTCAACGGAGCGAGACTTAAGTATTGAACCAATGTCGCTGGTTACAGGCTCGGGCATTGCCAGCATTGCTCATCACGTCAACTGTATTTTATAGGCCTTTCCATACTTTCCTTTTTCAAGAGTGCCTATAAATGTTGTTTGAGTTTGGGTCTAACCATTGTAAACACCCGGGCATTAAAAAACCCCTTGCGAGATGATGGCTCGAAGGGGCTTCAAAAGGTTTCCCGTCTAGGATTTACCTTGATTTTTTCCTATCGCCCCATCATAACGACAATACAAATATATACTTTTTTCTAATTTAAATAGATTTTTATTTCTTTTTGATAGATTTTTTTCTATCTTAGCTTCATGCAATCATGCTAGGGGCATGGAAAGATGAAAAGTTTTTTGGTTGGTTATTTAGTTCAAGCCCCTTTCTCCCCTAGAGTCAGGGGCTAACTTTTTCTCTCCCTGAAGCAATGTGAGAGCCGATGGGAGGGAAAATTTAAAAGGGTAATAAAAAACATTATATGTATCAAACGGATAGAAGTCAAAGAAGTTTTTTAAGAGAACTAGGGAAGAGGCAAAGGGGTCAAGGGAAAATCTCCAGATTCAGTAAAAGACAAATGGTGGTCAATAAAAAGACCGGAGATACCAAAGAGATAAGACATACGGGAATCCCATTTGCAACTTCTGGCTCAGCTTTAAAATTCATGGCTAGGCACGGCATACGTCCTGGAACTATCATTACAAATGGATGGAATCCGCCTAAAGGACTAGCTCTAAAAGTTGAGAAGAACAAAATCAAGACCAAAACAAGTTCCCTTTCCAAAAAGCAGAGGGATATAGTAATGTCACTTTAAAATGAAAAAACTGATCCTAATATTGATCATTATGTCAAGCTGCTCAAAAGAGGAAACCTATACAGCTAATTTCTGTGGTGGATATGCATTGCCCGAATACAAATTTTTGGGAACAATGGTAGAGATAGATGTAAACGGGGAAACAATAAGAAGAGGGGTATATCCGGTAAGGGGTGGCATCTACAGTGAGCCTTTTGAACTTCCCTTGGGAAAGAACGAGGTGACACGTATAGAGATTTTCGATGACGAGGGGCATATCGTGTACCATGTAAAGGATTCGTCACAGCAGAACGCATTGAACGGATTGGTGTTGACAACGGTTCCCTTTACACAATTATCGGGGAATATAGTAGCGCAGATATTTAGAAACTAAAAACCGAAAAGATGAAAATAGATTTTAACCAAGTACAAGATATTGAGATTGATGGAGTAGATACAAAGGACTATCCCGATTTCTGTGATGCTTTTATAGCAAGATGTGACTATAAGGGTAAAGAAGCAACTGAAGAGGAACTGGACGCAATCAACGAACAGTGTGATAACATACATGAACTGGCATACGAAAGCCTAATTGATTAAATCATGGAAACAACTATAAAAGAGTTTAAGGGGACAAAGGGAGAATGGACGAAAGTTATAAAAAAACTTAAGGAGCCTCTTGATTATGCCTCTAAAACAAAAATTTTATCTGGTATAACATTCGATAAAGTTGTTTGTACAATTAATGCAACACACTTAAAAGAAGGGAAAGCAAACGCACAATTAATAGCGTCATCTCCAATAATACTTAAAGAATTAAGTAAAACTAATGATCTTCTTATTGAACTATTAAGCAAACCCAAAATAAGGCAAAATGATGAGTACTATAGGTTATCCATCAAAACACGATTAAAAATAAATGAATCAGCAATATCCTCCGCTTTAGGAGAGTAAAGAAAAGAACTATGGGATGTGATATACATATGTATGTTGAGTACAAGAAAAAAGAGACTGCCCGAGATTATTGGTGCGGATTCGGTAAAAGAATTAATCCAGGTCGGAATTATTGGATGTTTGGTATCCTGTCAAATGGGGTTCGAAGCGAACAAGAATATTCATTTGAAGCTAAAGGACTTCCAGAAGATATGTCATATGCTTCTAAGTGGGATAGTAGGTGCTACATAAGTGAAGATGGTGAAGGAGAAGGAGAATGCACTTTGGAAAGCGCATTAAAATGGAGAGAGTCATATGGTTGTAAAATCTATTTCAGAAATGAAGAAGCATATGCATGTGATGATCCAGATTGGCATTCACATTCTTGGCTAACACTGAATGAATATAAAAACGCCTTGGAAATCTATAACAACAAAGAAAATGCAGTAGAAGAACCAGAGTACGAGGCTTTGTTATCAGCTATGGAAAAATTAGCGGAATTCAACAATAGGGTCAGAATAGTGTTCTGGTTTGATAACTAACCCACCACAACAAAAGAGTAAAGAACAGTAATATGGAAACAATCATTTTTAATCTAATCCTAATAATAATATCAATTCAGATACTGGCATTATTAATTTGTTTTTATCTGCTTTACCGCAATGAAAAAGTTGAAAAGTTTTGCTTTAAAATGATTGTAAAAGGGAAGTATGAAGAATTACCTCCTTATTCCACGATGCTCTACAGTTTAAAACCATTAAAGGAAAAATATTGGATAAAATGAAAAAGACAAACACCATACTAACAATACTTGCTATACTGATTTGGGGATTGTTCTTATCATTGACGGCAAGGGCGCAACTAATAGAATTCGGAACTACTTATAACGAAACAATAATTACAGGTGATTTCGTATCAACATTAGGGGGTAGTTTTCCTCAAAACACAGGTCATTGCGAATCAAAGACACAATACGGAAAGTGGGAGGATTCAGAAACACAATATGTAGCTAATGAAGGTTACGATGTTCACGAATGGGCATACGATGAAAGAAAGTCGCATCACTCGAATACAGTACTAGCTTGCTTGAATTGCTGCTCAATACCAGAATATTCAATTACACAGAATAGAGTATGCAAAACTTGCGGTTGGCATCAAGATAAAACCGATTGGGTGTTACATGGATGGATTTTCCCTCCACCACCACCAAAAACATCTTATGAAATAGTAATGGAAAGGATAAAGCAATGAAAAAACAACCATACATATATGCACCACTATCAATGCGAAATGCATACGTATTGTTCATCTTTTTATTCTGTTCATTATTCGCAAGCGCACAACTACATATTGCAGGGGGAACGGCAGACCTAGAGGAAGATGGCCCTATACTCGCTTGGAACGTTGGCTATACCCATTTCGTAAAGAAAGTTGGTTTCGGGATAAACTACAGATTGACACATTCGTCCGTTGTGAACCACTACACTTTAGAAGCACTTACAAAGTACCGGATAGGAAACAAAAAGTACAGATTGAATCTTGGCGGTGGTTATGGATGGAAACATGAAACAGGGGAATTCAACCCACTTGTACATATCAGGAACACTTTCAATATAAACGGTGTATGGATGGGAATGGACGTGGACAAGGTATTAGGTGGAAGGGAAACCTACTATTTGTTCGTAGTGAACATTCCTTTTTTAAAGAACGATAACAAACCTAGATTTTTTTGATATGCAAATACTTAGAAAATTAGAAGTAAAAATTAGATATGTTTTATGGGCAATTTCACAATTGAAGCATCCCACTTCTTACGATAAGGTCAAACACCAAACAGGAGAATTCATCATCAAGTATGGTAATCCTAATTGGATTTTCGTAGCATCACATCACGGTAAGAAACAATTTAAATCAACAGAATTTAAAGTAATAAGAAGTAGGTCAAGGGATTGGAGAGTATTTAAAGAGAAAATGAAATTTCAGTTAGGCTATTGGTATAATATTGATTATCAAAACCCATTGTTTTCAAGAATATCCTATAAGAATAGTGACAACATTTATTTTCAAAGAAAGTATGAGTAATTCTGTAATGAGATACTTCATAATCCTTTATGAAGGAAAATTGGGCAAGGACACTTTTAAGGGAAACATAAGCTTGGAACACAAAACCTATCCCAACCGTGATTTAATAATAAAAGAAATAGAAGAACTCTACGGATACAATTCAGTATTTATAAACGATATAAAGGAATTGGTACTGGAGGATTATGAAAACTGGAATGCTAAAATAGTTTAAAGCACTTACAAAGGAATGACTAGAGAGGAATTCATAAAGGCACAATTAGAGGCATTGACCATTTACGATGCCATGAATAAAATGATGAATGTTCACGAATGTGCAAAGTTCTTGAATTGTCATCCAGATACCGTTAAAAATTGCATTAAGTCTAAAAATAAGCACAATAAGATAATAGCTTTCCATACTGTTGAAGAGGGAATACAAATACCAAAATATCAGTTTTATAAAGAGCTATTAAATTCATGGGGTTATTATGAAGAACCAAACTATCCAAATGGGGTTAAGCCCTATAAACCTATAAAAAAGAAAACCTATTTAATGCTAGAGGCATCAACAGGGTTTTGTAAGATAGGTATCTCAAAAGACCCAAAAAGACGCGAAACTACCCTTCAGTCTCAAAAACCAGATATCACCTTATACGCTACTTCTGATAATAAAGTAGAAAAAACTTTACATATTAAATACGATTCAAAAAGGGTTAGAGGTGAATGGTTTAATCTTAGTGGACAGGATATTGAAGATATTATTAAGGAACATTCGTTTAAAAAAGTTAATTGAAATTTTCAACTGACATACCGCCATTACATAGATTGAGGAATGAACAAATGTTTGTTTCCAGTGCAAGAGCTGCCCGTATTATTGGTAAGTCTGATAGGTGGGTAAGAGATAATAGACATCTATTTTTAATAGATGAACAAGGGCGTAATTTTAAGTACGAACTATCCTCCGTTCTGGAATATCATTTTAAAGAGCTATTATCTTAGCATGTGCTTCATCCTGGACAACTTTAGGAAATTGATTCGTATAAAGACTTGTGGTAGTCTTGAACTTATGACCCACAATCTGCCCAACAATCCTTTCATCAATCAATAGATTTTGTGCCCTATCAATAAAAGTATGCCTAACGTTCTTAGGTGTAAGCTCCACAGTTAAACCAAGCTTTTTACATACAGGCCTGAACCTTCTGGAGAAATTGCTTCTAAACTCACGATAAATGTATTTATGTATTGGAACGAAGTAATCCTCTTTATACTTATCAATGATAGCTTTTGCCTCCGGCAGTATGATATTTGAACAAAAAGCTTCTGAATTCCCCTTACCTCTGTTAAAGTTCACCCTATCCCCTACTATGTTTTCACTTTTCAATCTTACCAATACTTCCAGATCAATACCTCCTAGATAGAACATCAACAACCAGCAATCACGGTAAAAAGCGGACATACCTTCCAATTCAGCATTCACAAGTATTTTAATATCCTCTGTAGTGGCAACCCTGTTTTCTTTGTCCGGTATCTTTATGGTTACATTAAAAGGGTTTGGCTCATTGCTGATGCTGTTCCATATCGCTTTTAAGGAACGTTTATAAGAATCAACCCCTCTTGGACTCCTGTTCTTTAATTCGTTCTTAAAATACTTCTCCACTACTTTTGAAGTTACCTCGTGCATTTTAATATCAGGGTTCTTTTTGCAGAATGATTTCAAGGCGCTGGCCTTTGTACTGTATTTATCAATGCCTTCAATTCCCATTTCAAAGAATGAATCGGAGCTTTTCCGAAACAACATTGAAACAGCATCTTCTATTGTAAGGTTGGTTCTGGTGGATTCAAACCCGATTTTACTTATCTTAGACTTAAGTTCTTCAATGTACCGGAACAGATTGTAGTAATCGGGATGTTTTTTATTTGGTTCAGAAAGTTTTTCGTTCCAGTGATTTTTTTCTGTCCTGTACCCCGTTCTCACCTTTTTTTCACCATAATTTGAGGTAATATAGATGATAATCGGGTGTCCATAAGGGTTCAACGCCCTTTGGGACTTGTCTAGTTTAATGGATAGCTTCATTTTGGTTTCGAAATAGTTTCGGAAATATTTCCCAAAAGGTAGGGATTCTAGGAAATCTATTCAAACCAATTAAATACATAAAATGCAAAAGCCCCGAAATACAGGGCTTTTAAGGTGTGATCGCAGCAGGATTCGAACCTGCGACCGTCTGCTTAGAAGGCAGATGCTCTATCCAGCTGAGCTATGCGACCTATTTTGCGGGTGCAAATATACAATTAACATTAATTAATGTCCAATTAAATAAAACCAATTATTAAAATACATCCAAAAAAAAATTCTACGACTTATTTGAACTATCATTTTTAAAAACCAAATGCCTAAATATGGTTATCTTGAAAATTTTATAACTCTTCTCCTTTAATAAAATCTTGTTCTATTAAAATTTAAATCTACTATGTTAGAAGTTGTATCAATAAGCAATTCAAACGGAGCGCAATTGGAAATTTCCAACTATGGAGCCACCATACTATCTTTAAAAACACTAGATAAAAACGGGAACCTTGTAAACGTTGCTGTTGGACTTGAATCACCAGAAGAGTATACCAAGCAAAGTCATTTGGACAGTCAACTATTCTTGGGTGCTATTATTGGACGATATGCAGGTAGAATCTCTGGAGGGGCAATTACAATAGAAAACCAAGAATATCCAATTCATAACCAAAATGGCGTGCACCTGCATGGAGGAAAGCAGGGTTTTGATAAAAAGTTCTGGAATATTGATCAGGTGACTAAGCATATAAACCCATCAGTTAAACTGTCATATTTAAGCGAGCATTTAGAAGAAAATTACCCCGGAAATCTCAATGTTTCAGTAGTCTATGAATTAATGGAATCCAATTCCGTAAAAATAACTTATCAAGCTACTACGGATAAAACCACACTGGTCAACTTAACAAACCATTCATACTTTAACTTAGATGGTGGAGGAAGCATTCTAAAACATTGTTTACAGGTTCATAGCGATTCCCATATAGAAGTAGACCAAAAATTACGTCCTACGGGCAATATAATACCCTCGGAGAATACCCGATTTGATTTTAATCGCCAATCACAAATTGAGAATTCAAACTTTGTTGGTCTTGACGATACGTTTGTCCTAAAACAAACTCCATCCAAAGTGGCGACACTTCTATCCAAATCTAACGGTATTTATATGAATGTTTACACAAATCAGCCCGCTATGGTGATTTATACGCCAAAATCTTTCCCAGCTCTTAATTATTATTCCCGTAGTGGTTATGATAAGTTTCCTGCTATTTGTTTTGAAGCTCAAAATTTTCCAGATGCTCCAAACCACCCTCATTTTCCCTCAAGTGTATTGAAACCAGATCAAACTTATTTGCAAGAGACCATTTTTGAATTTAAAGTTGAAAGTGATTTGTAAAACCTACTTAAAAACCTCTTGTATTTTTCAAAAATAATCATATTAAGGTAATCACTCTCCCTTGGTTTGCCCCTGTAACATTTGAGCGGTGACTACAGTTCTAAATCCCAAGTGTTCTAGTGATGAATCAATACTAGTAGCCATTCGCGCCGAAACCCTATAACTTGCACAATAAGACTCACTACATAAAAATGAACCTCCTTTCATTACTTTTTCTTTGGCATAGGGATTCTGTTGGTTATAGGGAGAAATTGCTCCCATTGGGTTTAAGGGCACTTTTTTAGCGTTGGCCTGTTCTGGTAGTGATGAGTGTTGTACCAATCGCTAGTCCATTCCCATACGTTTCCTGCCATATCATATAAACCTAGACTATTGGGAGCATATGATTTTATTGGTGCACTTCCTTCAAATCCATCTTTTTGAGTATTTTCTACAGGAAACTCTCCTTCCCAAGTATTTGCATTTTCACCTAAAAGCGAGATATCATCGCCCCAGAAAAAAATGGAATTTCTTTTATCTCCCTTCGCTGCCAATTCCCATTCCGCTTCGGTGGGCAGCCTTCTCCCTGCCCAATCGCAATAGGCAATAGCATCCTCAAAAGAAATGTGTACTACAGGATGATGGTCTTTTCCCTTAATGGAACTTTCGGGACCATATGGGTGTTTCCAATTTGCTCCAATGGTCCACCTCCACCATTGCGAAAAATCATAAAGATTGGGTACTGAATTCTTAGTTTTTTTGAAGGTTAGTGACCCAGGCTTTAGAATGCTATCATGTGGCTTGGGCGTTCCATCTGGTAGCTGTTTTCTCATCTCTTCCCAATCAATTTCCCTTTCTGCCACAGTGATATAATCTGTTTCTTCCACAAATCTTCTGAACTCTTTGTTGGTCACTTCGGATACATCCATAAAAAAACCATCCACGGCAACTTTATGTGCTGGCCCTTCATGATTCATAGCCATTTTGTCTTGGATAACTGCGCCTTTCGTAAATTTAGCTCCAGGAACCCAAACCATACCTGTAGGAGTTTCCATTCCTTCAGGAATCTCCGTGTATGGGTCTCTTTCAATATTATTAGAATCTGATTTCTCTATTAATTTTGAATTTTCACCCTTGCTTTCTTTTACACCTTGCTCTTTGCAACTCATTTGAAAAGTGACCAAAACGAAAATTGCTAACCATGATGTATACGTAATAAACTGTTTCATTTAAGGTTGGAATTTGGAGACTCTGCAGGTTGTTTTGAGTTTTTTTTAAATATAAATAGAACTATTATAACGAAGGTCTTAAAAACAAAAAACCTGCCAATGAAAAGATTGGTCACAATAGAAATTTACCTAAACATCAAATGATTTAGTTATTAATATTTCAAGGGGAGCTGTGTTGGGGCAGGCACTAAAATAAGGATATTATCACCTTGATTTTCAATATTTTAAATTGCTAATTTATGGCTTTACACCTCTTTACAATTTCTTTGCTAAATAAACACAAATGATGTAGTCAAATATGAGTAAGATTTATTTGGTCCTTCATTATACTTAAATTTGTTTTATTCCATAATTAACCTCAATCTGGCAATAAACATTTACACTCAAGAAGTTCGTTACTAATTGCAAATCGAAATCGGTGCCAATTAAAAGATAAATCAATGGTCTTAAAAGAAAAAATAAGAGCTCTTATCAGCAAATTTCAAATATTGAACAAAGAGGAAGTGGAAATTCTTGTTGAAAAAACTGTTGTGGATTCATTTAAAAAAGATACACTCTTGCTGAAAGAGGGGCAAATTCCAACAAAGTGCTATATGGTGGTCGAAGGCTGTGTTAGAGAGTATTTGATAAAAGATGGAGAAGAAAAATCTACAGCTTTCTTTATGGAAGGCGATACATTCACACCTCATTCGCATGATAGCAAACCCTCAAAACATTATTGGGAATGTGTTGAAGATTGTATTTTAACCATCAGCAACAAGAGTTTTGAAGAAGAGATACGTGCTGCACTTCCAAGACTGGAAGCTGTTTTTCAAGAAATAGCTATCCAAAAAATAAACAAAGCCAAAGAGGAATGGAGCGAATTTATTACTTCTTCACCAGAAGAAAGATATCTTAATTTGCTCGAAACAAAGCCCCTTCTCCTAAACAGAATTCCCCAGCATCAGATAGCAAGTTATCTTGGTATGAAGCCACAGTCATTAAGCAGAATTCGAAAAAGGTTAGCAAACAAAAAAGTCTAAACCATCCTACTTTCTACTGCCAAGACGATTTTAACTTAAGTGAATGACAAGGTTGTTGTAATGACATAATTTTGTCCCAGATAAAACTTCCGTTAATATGAATGATAAGAATATATCTATTCCTGGCTTTAGTTTAATTTTCGCAGTAGTACTTATAGGTTTCAGTTTGAAAAGCTGTATATCGTCTAGAGATTTAAGCATCAAGGAATGGGAAAAACGTCAATGGCAGCTAATCAAAGTGGACAAAAATGACGAACCAACCTGGAAAGTTCATAAAAGAGAACTTGTTGGTACTAATCTCATGGAATATAAAATTGAAGGAGATATAAAATCATCTCCAAGAGAATCTATTTCTGCTTTTAAACGGGATATCCGTAATCAAGCTAATGATTTAAAAAACAAAAAGTACCCTGTCTATGAAATAGTCGATGAGTCTAAAGATAGTCTTCTCACCTATGTAATTCACAAAGAGCCTTTTCCATTTAAAAACACGGAAATGAGTGTTCGTTACTATTTCGTTCATGATTCCGAAAGTAATTTTGAAGAAGTTAGATGGAAAGAAACTTGGGAAGAAAGTTCTGTTCCCCCTCCTTCCAAAAAACTTTCTCGAGTTCAAATTTTTAGGGGTTCATGGCGTTTTTTGCCAATTCTTAACAACCAAAGTAGAGCAGTAAATATTGTCCAGTTTAACCCAAAAAAAATGCCTCAATGGCTTGTCACTCCAATGGTAACAAAATTTTTAAGAAAAGGACTGGATTACATAAGAGAGACAACTTCTAAGTAACCTTACAATTGTATACTTGTGATAAAAACTAAAATTCAACCTCAAATCTTGCTTTCAACCTTGTGGATATTTGTATTGCTAAATATGGTTTTTAGAGATTTACATCAATTCGGCAAAAAGAGTTTTATAGAAGAAATAATGACAGGAAAAGTCAATGGCATAGAGATTACAGACGAATTAATGTTGATTGGAGGATTTTTAGTTGAACTACCAATTTTGATGGTTCTTCTCTCGAGAATATTAGTTGCCAAAGTTAACAAGTGGGCTAACATCCTGGCGAGTATAATCACAATGCTGGTTTTGGCGAGTGCTTTACCCTCTGCAGATTTGGATGATCTATTTTTCTTGATCATTGAATTCCCTGCATTTTTTGCAATAATCCTTATTGCATGGGAATTACCTTCCCTTATTAAAACTAATTCCCAGTTTTCAATATGAAAGCAATAGTGTGCACAAAATATGGAACACCTGATGTACTACAGTTTCAAGAGGTAGAAAAACCTGTTGCAAAAGAAGATGAAATACTAATAAAGATCCACGCCGCAGCAGTGACCACAGCAGGTCTTATAGGTCGAAAAGGGGAGCCGTTTTTTACCAGATTATTCAGTGGTCTTTTTAAACCAAAAAAAAATATTCTGGGAATGGAGCTGGCCGGTGAAATTGAAGCCATCGGTGAAAACGTAAAATTATTTGAAGAAGGAGAACAGGTTTTTGGACTCACGGGAATGTCCCTTGGCTCAAATGCTGAATATAAATCCCTATCAGAGAATGCCGCTGTAATCAGAAAATCGTCCAATACCGACTATGTGGAATCTGTAGCTGTTATTGAAGGGGGGTTAACGGCATTGAACTTTCTAAATAACAAAGGGAAAATCCAACGCGGACAAAAGGTCCTTATTTATGGTGCTTCCGGATCGGTAGGAACCGCTTCCATACAGCTGGCCAAATACTTTGGTGCGGAAGTTACTGGGGTCTGTAGTACAGCAAATATTAAAATGGTTAAACTTTTGGGAGCAAATACTGCCATAGATTATACTAAGGAGGACTTTACCAAAAACGGCCAGACCTACGACATTATTTTTGACACGGTAGGTAAACAATCATTTTTTCGCTGTAGAGATTCGCTCAAACCACAAGGAGTATATCTTGATGCCGCAGGGATATCTACTATTTTTCACATGTGTTGGACTTCATTGTTCAGCCGCAAAAAAGCCATTTTAACAGCAACCTATATGAGACCAACGAGTGTGATCAAACGGGATCTAGCTATCTTAAAAGAGTTGGTTGAAGCAGGGGAAATAAAGCCGGTAATAGACCGATGCTACACACTGGAGCAAACTGCAGAGGCCCATCAATATGTTGAAACAGGGCGTAAAAAGGGAAATGTAGTTATCAAAACAAATCAAGATGTCGGTAACTAAAATATCTCGACTTACACTGAAATTGGTCGCTATCAAAAAAGCAACTTATTGGAATAAATTGGCTAGTCGGACTTCATATAGCGCGGCGTTAGCCAACATTAGAATAAAAAATAATCTATACCACATTTTGTAATTGAATGATCTGAAAATATCATAAAAACAAAATCACCGAAAGAAATTATTCGGAAAGTATATGATATAGTAGAATCAACTTAGCCTTTTGATAAAGGAGGGATTAAATAACGAAAAGAACTGATAATCAATAAACAATAGGGGTTTGATATTCTCTGTATGGAGGTTCGGGGGGATG is a genomic window of Flagellimonas sp. CMM7 containing:
- a CDS encoding ribonuclease H — its product is MNEIEIWTDGSCDPNPGKGGWAFALNKKEYKAGQVEHSTNNRMEMTAVSEAIAYAKYEFPSLPIKIHCDSQYVVNGFNSWMHGWKKKGWTKKGGEIKNLDIWKILYENHQDVELVWVKGHSGNDMNEFVDVLASGGDPSNIEIGSVEKINPLWEQVFKEFSGWTRGGYKNEDRDSLLRRIQSKYSITSVAVPIEIKKSKEIVPETQTTLVGDNEVLITYGLIETLKTQAGGFSKKGLELIGVSWPPEKGWKERVIGNPIDKEKYNLLIRDPKRGGKGK
- a CDS encoding tyrosine-type recombinase/integrase, yielding MKLSIKLDKSQRALNPYGHPIIIYITSNYGEKKVRTGYRTEKNHWNEKLSEPNKKHPDYYNLFRYIEELKSKISKIGFESTRTNLTIEDAVSMLFRKSSDSFFEMGIEGIDKYSTKASALKSFCKKNPDIKMHEVTSKVVEKYFKNELKNRSPRGVDSYKRSLKAIWNSISNEPNPFNVTIKIPDKENRVATTEDIKILVNAELEGMSAFYRDCWLLMFYLGGIDLEVLVRLKSENIVGDRVNFNRGKGNSEAFCSNIILPEAKAIIDKYKEDYFVPIHKYIYREFRSNFSRRFRPVCKKLGLTVELTPKNVRHTFIDRAQNLLIDERIVGQIVGHKFKTTTSLYTNQFPKVVQDEAHAKIIAL
- a CDS encoding DUF6326 family protein, with the translated sequence MIKTKIQPQILLSTLWIFVLLNMVFRDLHQFGKKSFIEEIMTGKVNGIEITDELMLIGGFLVELPILMVLLSRILVAKVNKWANILASIITMLVLASALPSADLDDLFFLIIEFPAFFAIILIAWELPSLIKTNSQFSI
- a CDS encoding SUMF1/EgtB/PvdO family nonheme iron enzyme gives rise to the protein MGAISPYNQQNPYAKEKVMKGGSFLCSESYCASYRVSARMATSIDSSLEHLGFRTVVTAQMLQGQTKGE
- a CDS encoding formylglycine-generating enzyme family protein → MKQFITYTSWLAIFVLVTFQMSCKEQGVKESKGENSKLIEKSDSNNIERDPYTEIPEGMETPTGMVWVPGAKFTKGAVIQDKMAMNHEGPAHKVAVDGFFMDVSEVTNKEFRRFVEETDYITVAEREIDWEEMRKQLPDGTPKPHDSILKPGSLTFKKTKNSVPNLYDFSQWWRWTIGANWKHPYGPESSIKGKDHHPVVHISFEDAIAYCDWAGRRLPTEAEWELAAKGDKRNSIFFWGDDISLLGENANTWEGEFPVENTQKDGFEGSAPIKSYAPNSLGLYDMAGNVWEWTSDWYNTHHYQNRPTLKKCP
- a CDS encoding aldose epimerase family protein, coding for MLEVVSISNSNGAQLEISNYGATILSLKTLDKNGNLVNVAVGLESPEEYTKQSHLDSQLFLGAIIGRYAGRISGGAITIENQEYPIHNQNGVHLHGGKQGFDKKFWNIDQVTKHINPSVKLSYLSEHLEENYPGNLNVSVVYELMESNSVKITYQATTDKTTLVNLTNHSYFNLDGGGSILKHCLQVHSDSHIEVDQKLRPTGNIIPSENTRFDFNRQSQIENSNFVGLDDTFVLKQTPSKVATLLSKSNGIYMNVYTNQPAMVIYTPKSFPALNYYSRSGYDKFPAICFEAQNFPDAPNHPHFPSSVLKPDQTYLQETIFEFKVESDL
- a CDS encoding Crp/Fnr family transcriptional regulator, with protein sequence MVLKEKIRALISKFQILNKEEVEILVEKTVVDSFKKDTLLLKEGQIPTKCYMVVEGCVREYLIKDGEEKSTAFFMEGDTFTPHSHDSKPSKHYWECVEDCILTISNKSFEEEIRAALPRLEAVFQEIAIQKINKAKEEWSEFITSSPEERYLNLLETKPLLLNRIPQHQIASYLGMKPQSLSRIRKRLANKKV
- a CDS encoding GIY-YIG nuclease family protein, yielding MTREEFIKAQLEALTIYDAMNKMMNVHECAKFLNCHPDTVKNCIKSKNKHNKIIAFHTVEEGIQIPKYQFYKELLNSWGYYEEPNYPNGVKPYKPIKKKTYLMLEASTGFCKIGISKDPKRRETTLQSQKPDITLYATSDNKVEKTLHIKYDSKRVRGEWFNLSGQDIEDIIKEHSFKKVN
- a CDS encoding DUF6169 family protein — its product is MGIPIIRKISVSVNCKQLPPLDPKVGPTICQILEEYTANHPDELLTYVCDDLDGKGHQRRIKFLRWYEHHSNGSLLALPQEIKSEDQTIYTCLIFDPKVYNEQHIQTAYEEEISLLETVKE